In one window of Mytilus trossulus isolate FHL-02 chromosome 7, PNRI_Mtr1.1.1.hap1, whole genome shotgun sequence DNA:
- the LOC134725235 gene encoding uncharacterized protein LOC134725235 isoform X3 — translation MIVLKFICLVYLPFVTFGNTLDFTQSRTIILCEDEKRNISCAYGNLSIEKVIFPQQGSRCNTLRYCDDKATHIQSQCNGQKWCEVYTNAFIHGRCTKVPRHIVLNYACSHRDVWNRLIQSNQGRVVCGSLKDAQCNLHHTDVISSSKANYHYDYHDSCEKKKENIQECLTNGIISACDKKYKCDETKIRNTYCFFKPFRIEITYSCDQDTKYYMQVKLDNDLRVLIYDERENKSVVLCPNMWTDTHATIVCRQFNLSNIGFAITVTRRENYKQLHVHVNCSGNESTLLLCRFDRLSQGFCENGDAAIRCTTLNTNPVSSTEVIVPPAISSNMTGTEIGVISSIVVIATTLFVIFIIYRKNKKWKHNSESNISEPMNYQNLHRNDGLNETSNLYVDANATNGPYSRLAASVETDNTSYSINDPQRGNIFVDHLHGLEGNMENNYFSY, via the exons GTACAATTATCTTATGTGAAGATGAGAAAAGAAACATATCTTGCGCCTATGGAAACCTTTCTATTGAAAAGGTGATCTTTCCACAACAAGGCTCACGATGCAATACTTTACGGTACTGTGACGACAAGGCGACACACATACAGTCACAATGTAATGGACAGAAATGGTGTGAAGTGTATACAAACGCCTTCATACATGGTCGTTGTACAAAAGTTCCAAGGcatattgttttgaattatgcTTGCTCTCATAGAGATG TCTGGAATAGACTTATACAAAGCAACCAAGGACGTGTGGTATGTGGTTCTTTAAAAGACGCACAGTGCAATTTGCATCATACTGACGTCATAAGTTCTTCTAAAGCTAACTATCATTACGACTATCATGATTCctgtgaaaaaaagaaagaaaatattcaaGAATGCTTAACAAATGGAATTATATCTGCGTGTGATAAGAAGTATAAGTGCGACGAGACGAAAATAAGAAACACATACTGTTTCTTTAAACCGTTTAGAATAGAGATAACCTACAGCTGTGATCAAG ATACTAAATATTATATGCAGGTTAAGTTAGACAATGATTTGAGAGTTTTGATATATGatgaaagggaaaacaaaagtgttgtCCTGTGTCCGAATATGTGGACTGACACGCACGCAACTATTGTTTGCCGACAGTTTAATTTGTCAAACATTGGATTTGCGATTACAGTGACGAGAAGAGAGAACTATAAACAACTACACGTTCATGTCAATTGTTCTGGTAATGAATCAACATTGCTTCTGTGTCGATTTGACAGATTATCTCAGGGGTTTTGTGAAAACGGTGACGCTGCTATTCGCTGTACAA CATTAAACACAAACCCTGTTTCATCAACTGAAGTAATTGTACCACCAGCTATTTCTTCAAACATGACAG GAACAGAAATTGGTGTTATTTCGTCAATAGTAGTCATTGCCACTACATTGTTTGTTATCTTCATCATATACAG gaaaaataaaaagtgGAAACATAATTCTGAATCGAACATATCAGAACCAATGAATTACCAGAATTTACACAGAAACGATGGTTTAAATGAAACGTCTAATTTGTATGTTGATGCAAATGCTACAAACGGTCCATATTCTCGTCTTGCTGCAAGTGTAGAAACGGACAATACGTCATATTCAATAAATGATCCTCAAAGGGGAAATATATTTGTAGACCATTTGCATGGATTGGAAGGAAATATGGAgaacaattatttttcttattga
- the LOC134725235 gene encoding uncharacterized protein LOC134725235 isoform X5 yields MIVLKFICLVYLPFVTFGNTLDFTQSRTIILCEDEKRNISCAYGNLSIEKVIFPQQGSRCNTLRYCDDKATHIQSQCNGQKWCEVYTNAFIHGRCTKVPRHIVLNYACSHRDGPTRSNTKSVSRDSIIKPSINRTSTKHRYDEGTGNVLHGTCLIFKFQDTKYYMQVKLDNDLRVLIYDERENKSVVLCPNMWTDTHATIVCRQFNLSNIGFAITVTRRENYKQLHVHVNCSGNESTLLLCRFDRLSQGFCENGDAAIRCTTLNTNPVSSTEVIVPPAISSNMTGTEIGVISSIVVIATTLFVIFIIYRKNKKWKHNSESNISEPMNYQNLHRNDGLNETSNLYVDANATNGPYSRLAASVETDNTSYSINDPQRGNIFVDHLHGLEGNMENNYFSY; encoded by the exons GTACAATTATCTTATGTGAAGATGAGAAAAGAAACATATCTTGCGCCTATGGAAACCTTTCTATTGAAAAGGTGATCTTTCCACAACAAGGCTCACGATGCAATACTTTACGGTACTGTGACGACAAGGCGACACACATACAGTCACAATGTAATGGACAGAAATGGTGTGAAGTGTATACAAACGCCTTCATACATGGTCGTTGTACAAAAGTTCCAAGGcatattgttttgaattatgcTTGCTCTCATAGAGATG GCCCAACAAGGTCTAACACGAAATCTGTTTCGAGAGATTCAATAATTAAACCATCGATAAATCGGACTTCTACTAAACACCGATACGATGAAGGTACAGGGAATGTTCTACATGGTACGTGCTTGATCTTCAAGTTTCAAG ATACTAAATATTATATGCAGGTTAAGTTAGACAATGATTTGAGAGTTTTGATATATGatgaaagggaaaacaaaagtgttgtCCTGTGTCCGAATATGTGGACTGACACGCACGCAACTATTGTTTGCCGACAGTTTAATTTGTCAAACATTGGATTTGCGATTACAGTGACGAGAAGAGAGAACTATAAACAACTACACGTTCATGTCAATTGTTCTGGTAATGAATCAACATTGCTTCTGTGTCGATTTGACAGATTATCTCAGGGGTTTTGTGAAAACGGTGACGCTGCTATTCGCTGTACAA CATTAAACACAAACCCTGTTTCATCAACTGAAGTAATTGTACCACCAGCTATTTCTTCAAACATGACAG GAACAGAAATTGGTGTTATTTCGTCAATAGTAGTCATTGCCACTACATTGTTTGTTATCTTCATCATATACAG gaaaaataaaaagtgGAAACATAATTCTGAATCGAACATATCAGAACCAATGAATTACCAGAATTTACACAGAAACGATGGTTTAAATGAAACGTCTAATTTGTATGTTGATGCAAATGCTACAAACGGTCCATATTCTCGTCTTGCTGCAAGTGTAGAAACGGACAATACGTCATATTCAATAAATGATCCTCAAAGGGGAAATATATTTGTAGACCATTTGCATGGATTGGAAGGAAATATGGAgaacaattatttttcttattga
- the LOC134725235 gene encoding uncharacterized protein LOC134725235 isoform X1, which translates to MIVLKFICLVYLPFVTFGNTLDFTQSRTIILCEDEKRNISCAYGNLSIEKVIFPQQGSRCNTLRYCDDKATHIQSQCNGQKWCEVYTNAFIHGRCTKVPRHIVLNYACSHRDVWNRLIQSNQGRVVCGSLKDAQCNLHHTDVISSSKANYHYDYHDSCEKKKENIQECLTNGIISACDKKYKCDETKIRNTYCFFKPFRIEITYSCDQGPTRSNTKSVSRDSIIKPSINRTSTKHRYDEGTGNVLHGTCLIFKFQDTKYYMQVKLDNDLRVLIYDERENKSVVLCPNMWTDTHATIVCRQFNLSNIGFAITVTRRENYKQLHVHVNCSGNESTLLLCRFDRLSQGFCENGDAAIRCTTLNTNPVSSTEVIVPPAISSNMTGTEIGVISSIVVIATTLFVIFIIYRKNKKWKHNSESNISEPMNYQNLHRNDGLNETSNLYVDANATNGPYSRLAASVETDNTSYSINDPQRGNIFVDHLHGLEGNMENNYFSY; encoded by the exons GTACAATTATCTTATGTGAAGATGAGAAAAGAAACATATCTTGCGCCTATGGAAACCTTTCTATTGAAAAGGTGATCTTTCCACAACAAGGCTCACGATGCAATACTTTACGGTACTGTGACGACAAGGCGACACACATACAGTCACAATGTAATGGACAGAAATGGTGTGAAGTGTATACAAACGCCTTCATACATGGTCGTTGTACAAAAGTTCCAAGGcatattgttttgaattatgcTTGCTCTCATAGAGATG TCTGGAATAGACTTATACAAAGCAACCAAGGACGTGTGGTATGTGGTTCTTTAAAAGACGCACAGTGCAATTTGCATCATACTGACGTCATAAGTTCTTCTAAAGCTAACTATCATTACGACTATCATGATTCctgtgaaaaaaagaaagaaaatattcaaGAATGCTTAACAAATGGAATTATATCTGCGTGTGATAAGAAGTATAAGTGCGACGAGACGAAAATAAGAAACACATACTGTTTCTTTAAACCGTTTAGAATAGAGATAACCTACAGCTGTGATCAAG GCCCAACAAGGTCTAACACGAAATCTGTTTCGAGAGATTCAATAATTAAACCATCGATAAATCGGACTTCTACTAAACACCGATACGATGAAGGTACAGGGAATGTTCTACATGGTACGTGCTTGATCTTCAAGTTTCAAG ATACTAAATATTATATGCAGGTTAAGTTAGACAATGATTTGAGAGTTTTGATATATGatgaaagggaaaacaaaagtgttgtCCTGTGTCCGAATATGTGGACTGACACGCACGCAACTATTGTTTGCCGACAGTTTAATTTGTCAAACATTGGATTTGCGATTACAGTGACGAGAAGAGAGAACTATAAACAACTACACGTTCATGTCAATTGTTCTGGTAATGAATCAACATTGCTTCTGTGTCGATTTGACAGATTATCTCAGGGGTTTTGTGAAAACGGTGACGCTGCTATTCGCTGTACAA CATTAAACACAAACCCTGTTTCATCAACTGAAGTAATTGTACCACCAGCTATTTCTTCAAACATGACAG GAACAGAAATTGGTGTTATTTCGTCAATAGTAGTCATTGCCACTACATTGTTTGTTATCTTCATCATATACAG gaaaaataaaaagtgGAAACATAATTCTGAATCGAACATATCAGAACCAATGAATTACCAGAATTTACACAGAAACGATGGTTTAAATGAAACGTCTAATTTGTATGTTGATGCAAATGCTACAAACGGTCCATATTCTCGTCTTGCTGCAAGTGTAGAAACGGACAATACGTCATATTCAATAAATGATCCTCAAAGGGGAAATATATTTGTAGACCATTTGCATGGATTGGAAGGAAATATGGAgaacaattatttttcttattga
- the LOC134725235 gene encoding uncharacterized protein LOC134725235 isoform X2 translates to MIVLKFICLVYLPFVTFGNTLDFTQSRTIILCEDEKRNISCAYGNLSIEKVIFPQQGSRCNTLRYCDDKATHIQSQCNGQKWCEVYTNAFIHGRCTKVPRHIVLNYACSHRDVWNRLIQSNQGRVVCGSLKDAQCNLHHTDVISSSKANYHYDYHDSCEKKKENIQECLTNGIISACDKKYKCDETKIRNTYCFFKPFRIEITYSCDQGPTRSNTKSVSRDSIIKPSINRTSTKHRYDEGTGNVLHDTKYYMQVKLDNDLRVLIYDERENKSVVLCPNMWTDTHATIVCRQFNLSNIGFAITVTRRENYKQLHVHVNCSGNESTLLLCRFDRLSQGFCENGDAAIRCTTLNTNPVSSTEVIVPPAISSNMTGTEIGVISSIVVIATTLFVIFIIYRKNKKWKHNSESNISEPMNYQNLHRNDGLNETSNLYVDANATNGPYSRLAASVETDNTSYSINDPQRGNIFVDHLHGLEGNMENNYFSY, encoded by the exons GTACAATTATCTTATGTGAAGATGAGAAAAGAAACATATCTTGCGCCTATGGAAACCTTTCTATTGAAAAGGTGATCTTTCCACAACAAGGCTCACGATGCAATACTTTACGGTACTGTGACGACAAGGCGACACACATACAGTCACAATGTAATGGACAGAAATGGTGTGAAGTGTATACAAACGCCTTCATACATGGTCGTTGTACAAAAGTTCCAAGGcatattgttttgaattatgcTTGCTCTCATAGAGATG TCTGGAATAGACTTATACAAAGCAACCAAGGACGTGTGGTATGTGGTTCTTTAAAAGACGCACAGTGCAATTTGCATCATACTGACGTCATAAGTTCTTCTAAAGCTAACTATCATTACGACTATCATGATTCctgtgaaaaaaagaaagaaaatattcaaGAATGCTTAACAAATGGAATTATATCTGCGTGTGATAAGAAGTATAAGTGCGACGAGACGAAAATAAGAAACACATACTGTTTCTTTAAACCGTTTAGAATAGAGATAACCTACAGCTGTGATCAAG GCCCAACAAGGTCTAACACGAAATCTGTTTCGAGAGATTCAATAATTAAACCATCGATAAATCGGACTTCTACTAAACACCGATACGATGAAGGTACAGGGAATGTTCTACATG ATACTAAATATTATATGCAGGTTAAGTTAGACAATGATTTGAGAGTTTTGATATATGatgaaagggaaaacaaaagtgttgtCCTGTGTCCGAATATGTGGACTGACACGCACGCAACTATTGTTTGCCGACAGTTTAATTTGTCAAACATTGGATTTGCGATTACAGTGACGAGAAGAGAGAACTATAAACAACTACACGTTCATGTCAATTGTTCTGGTAATGAATCAACATTGCTTCTGTGTCGATTTGACAGATTATCTCAGGGGTTTTGTGAAAACGGTGACGCTGCTATTCGCTGTACAA CATTAAACACAAACCCTGTTTCATCAACTGAAGTAATTGTACCACCAGCTATTTCTTCAAACATGACAG GAACAGAAATTGGTGTTATTTCGTCAATAGTAGTCATTGCCACTACATTGTTTGTTATCTTCATCATATACAG gaaaaataaaaagtgGAAACATAATTCTGAATCGAACATATCAGAACCAATGAATTACCAGAATTTACACAGAAACGATGGTTTAAATGAAACGTCTAATTTGTATGTTGATGCAAATGCTACAAACGGTCCATATTCTCGTCTTGCTGCAAGTGTAGAAACGGACAATACGTCATATTCAATAAATGATCCTCAAAGGGGAAATATATTTGTAGACCATTTGCATGGATTGGAAGGAAATATGGAgaacaattatttttcttattga
- the LOC134725235 gene encoding uncharacterized protein LOC134725235 isoform X4, with the protein MIVLKFICLVYLPFVTFGNTLDFTQSRTIILCEDEKRNISCAYGNLSIEKVIFPQQGSRCNTLRYCDDKATHIQSQCNGQKWCEVYTNAFIHGRCTKVPRHIVLNYACSHRDVWNRLIQSNQGRVVCGSLKDAQCNLHHTDVISSSKANYHYDYHDSCEKKKENIQECLTNGIISACDKKYKCDETKIRNTYCFFKPFRIEITYSCDQGPTRSNTKSVSRDSIIKPSINRTSTKHRYDEGTGNVLHGTCLIFKFQDTKYYMQVKLDNDLRVLIYDERENKSVVLCPNMWTDTHATIVCRQFNLSNIGFAITVTRRENYKQLHVHVNCSGNESTLLLCRFDRLSQGFCENGDAAIRCTTLNTNPVSSTEVIVPPAISSNMTGKIKSGNIILNRTYQNQ; encoded by the exons GTACAATTATCTTATGTGAAGATGAGAAAAGAAACATATCTTGCGCCTATGGAAACCTTTCTATTGAAAAGGTGATCTTTCCACAACAAGGCTCACGATGCAATACTTTACGGTACTGTGACGACAAGGCGACACACATACAGTCACAATGTAATGGACAGAAATGGTGTGAAGTGTATACAAACGCCTTCATACATGGTCGTTGTACAAAAGTTCCAAGGcatattgttttgaattatgcTTGCTCTCATAGAGATG TCTGGAATAGACTTATACAAAGCAACCAAGGACGTGTGGTATGTGGTTCTTTAAAAGACGCACAGTGCAATTTGCATCATACTGACGTCATAAGTTCTTCTAAAGCTAACTATCATTACGACTATCATGATTCctgtgaaaaaaagaaagaaaatattcaaGAATGCTTAACAAATGGAATTATATCTGCGTGTGATAAGAAGTATAAGTGCGACGAGACGAAAATAAGAAACACATACTGTTTCTTTAAACCGTTTAGAATAGAGATAACCTACAGCTGTGATCAAG GCCCAACAAGGTCTAACACGAAATCTGTTTCGAGAGATTCAATAATTAAACCATCGATAAATCGGACTTCTACTAAACACCGATACGATGAAGGTACAGGGAATGTTCTACATGGTACGTGCTTGATCTTCAAGTTTCAAG ATACTAAATATTATATGCAGGTTAAGTTAGACAATGATTTGAGAGTTTTGATATATGatgaaagggaaaacaaaagtgttgtCCTGTGTCCGAATATGTGGACTGACACGCACGCAACTATTGTTTGCCGACAGTTTAATTTGTCAAACATTGGATTTGCGATTACAGTGACGAGAAGAGAGAACTATAAACAACTACACGTTCATGTCAATTGTTCTGGTAATGAATCAACATTGCTTCTGTGTCGATTTGACAGATTATCTCAGGGGTTTTGTGAAAACGGTGACGCTGCTATTCGCTGTACAA CATTAAACACAAACCCTGTTTCATCAACTGAAGTAATTGTACCACCAGCTATTTCTTCAAACATGACAG gaaaaataaaaagtgGAAACATAATTCTGAATCGAACATATCAGAACCAATGA